Proteins encoded within one genomic window of Rhodothermales bacterium:
- a CDS encoding T9SS type A sorting domain-containing protein: MRRSIARSFAHSGLFALFGALMLATPQSATAQFAYAFGNAHFDSGTDVGLDADGNIYAFGYFNGDIDFAVGPETAELKSNDTDAYVASYDSLGNVRFAFRIGNGYSIGESAGGIAVEESGRFYVTGSQPFGAIDFDPDPIEEANTFGLVYLAAYERDGSYRWSVPITGAHTSGGETYDLSLDGDGNLYIAGRYTTYLDFDPDDNDRGDISSQGSMEAFWASFTTDGVYRFAYTLGGPGADSAWGIVADTDGNVYLTGEFTGTAAFDPDDLDNDGDRIERTAVGTDDIFIASYTAAGHLRWLNTFGGPALAESDRGYAIDIDALDNVYVAGEGSNVLVFDPEDTNQDGNTNERLADANGSAFLVSYTAEGVYRFADVLQGGMSSARDIVTDDEGVSFITGTFAGATDFAPGTAEITIPNSGGTDVFVASYGADGAFRKVFSLTGTGLLVGQGIAIDARETVVVTGGFSVMMDLGRGDDVDERIGAGQNDIFIGRYPTGEEQAVAIEDGAELPGALTVHAAYPNPFAGSTSVDLDLPGAQPLRVLVYDVLGREVARLHDGLASAGTHQFRWDAAGSPPGLYLIHVESASTRLTRQVVKLR, from the coding sequence ATGCGACGCTCGATCGCTCGTTCTTTCGCCCATTCCGGGCTTTTCGCCTTGTTTGGAGCGCTCATGCTGGCGACGCCACAATCCGCCACCGCCCAGTTCGCCTACGCGTTCGGCAACGCTCACTTCGATTCCGGCACGGACGTAGGCCTCGATGCCGACGGCAACATCTACGCTTTCGGCTACTTCAACGGCGACATAGATTTCGCCGTCGGACCGGAAACGGCGGAGCTCAAATCCAACGATACGGACGCCTACGTCGCCTCGTACGACTCGCTGGGCAACGTGCGCTTCGCGTTCCGGATCGGAAACGGTTATTCGATCGGCGAATCCGCCGGCGGCATCGCCGTCGAGGAGTCCGGTCGGTTTTACGTGACGGGAAGCCAGCCTTTCGGGGCGATCGACTTCGACCCGGACCCCATCGAGGAGGCCAACACCTTCGGGCTCGTCTACCTCGCCGCCTACGAGCGCGACGGGTCATATCGCTGGTCCGTTCCGATTACCGGAGCCCACACCTCGGGCGGAGAAACGTACGACCTGTCGCTCGACGGCGACGGCAATCTCTACATCGCCGGCCGGTACACGACCTATCTCGATTTCGATCCGGACGACAACGACCGGGGCGACATCTCCTCGCAGGGCAGCATGGAAGCCTTCTGGGCAAGCTTCACGACCGACGGCGTCTATCGCTTCGCCTATACGCTCGGCGGCCCCGGGGCCGACTCCGCGTGGGGCATCGTCGCCGATACGGACGGCAACGTGTACCTCACCGGTGAATTCACCGGCACGGCCGCGTTCGATCCCGACGACCTCGACAACGACGGCGACCGCATCGAGCGCACGGCCGTCGGCACGGACGACATCTTTATCGCCAGCTACACCGCCGCCGGCCATCTCCGCTGGCTCAACACCTTCGGCGGTCCGGCGCTGGCCGAGAGCGATCGCGGCTACGCCATCGACATCGATGCCCTGGACAACGTCTATGTCGCCGGCGAGGGAAGCAACGTGCTCGTCTTCGATCCAGAAGACACCAACCAGGACGGCAACACGAACGAACGGCTCGCCGACGCCAACGGGAGCGCCTTTCTGGTCAGCTACACCGCCGAGGGCGTCTACCGCTTCGCGGATGTCCTGCAAGGAGGCATGAGCTCGGCGCGGGATATCGTGACCGACGACGAGGGCGTCAGCTTCATCACCGGGACGTTCGCCGGCGCCACAGATTTCGCACCGGGCACCGCCGAGATCACGATTCCCAACAGCGGCGGCACCGACGTGTTTGTCGCCAGCTACGGCGCGGATGGCGCGTTCAGGAAGGTATTTTCGCTGACCGGCACCGGACTGCTCGTCGGCCAGGGGATCGCGATCGACGCGCGGGAGACGGTCGTGGTCACCGGCGGCTTCTCGGTTATGATGGATCTGGGCCGCGGGGACGATGTCGATGAGCGGATCGGCGCCGGCCAGAACGACATCTTCATCGGCCGATACCCCACGGGCGAGGAGCAAGCCGTTGCGATAGAGGACGGCGCCGAGTTGCCCGGCGCCCTGACCGTCCATGCCGCCTATCCCAATCCATTTGCCGGGAGCACGTCGGTCGACCTCGACCTGCCCGGCGCGCAGCCGCTCCGCGTGCTGGTGTACGACGTGCTGGGGCGTGAAGTCGCCCGGCTGCACGACGGCCTCGCCTCCGCCGGCACGCACCAGTTCCGCTGGGACGCCGCCGGCTCGCCTCCGGGTCTGTACCTCATCCACGTCGAGAGCGCATCCACGCGCCTCACGCGCCAGGTCGTCAAGCTGCGCTAG
- a CDS encoding cupin domain-containing protein, producing MRIPLLFLLLVAMTPHTDDAVPSGVYRWDDAPSTPVEGGTRRDLASGSTTALARLSVTAWTLEPGASLSAPAGQDEERLAIVRSGALRVALDDTSATVGRGSVVVALPGEASVLTNAGSTPASFYLFAYVSRQPMRPERGREAGGSLIVDWNDVPFAPHDKGGRRNIMDRATAAFSRLEMHVTTLNEGLVSHPPHTHPAEEFLLPIEGDTRESIDGIDHPAATGDLIFVDSMVRHNIANTGAGATTYFAFQWE from the coding sequence ATGCGCATCCCCCTTCTATTCCTCCTGCTCGTGGCCATGACTCCGCATACCGATGATGCCGTGCCCTCCGGCGTATACCGATGGGACGATGCCCCGTCGACCCCCGTCGAGGGCGGAACGCGGCGCGATCTGGCATCCGGCTCGACCACGGCGCTCGCGCGGCTGTCCGTCACGGCATGGACGCTCGAACCCGGCGCCTCGCTGTCCGCGCCGGCCGGCCAGGATGAAGAGCGGCTGGCCATCGTGCGCAGCGGCGCGCTGCGTGTTGCCCTGGATGACACATCCGCCACGGTAGGACGCGGCAGCGTCGTGGTCGCGCTTCCCGGCGAGGCCAGCGTCCTCACCAACGCCGGGAGCACGCCGGCATCCTTCTACCTTTTCGCCTACGTCTCGCGCCAACCGATGCGTCCGGAACGCGGGCGCGAGGCCGGCGGGTCGTTGATCGTCGACTGGAACGACGTCCCCTTCGCCCCGCACGACAAGGGCGGGCGGCGCAACATCATGGACCGGGCGACGGCCGCGTTCAGCCGGCTCGAGATGCATGTCACCACCCTCAACGAAGGCCTCGTCAGCCATCCCCCCCATACCCACCCGGCCGAAGAATTCCTGCTCCCGATCGAAGGCGACACCCGCGAGTCCATCGACGGCATCGACCACCCCGCGGCGACGGGCGACCTGATCTTTGTCGATTCGATGGTTCGTCACAACATCGCCAACACCGGCGCCGGCGCGACCACGTACTTCGCCTTCCAGTGGGAATAG
- a CDS encoding DUF6683 family protein, with protein sequence MPSTSLRPAILAALLALVPAAGVAQVYTPPPPPVVHMPSLIWHNFMMNQIRSNALASSMFLESMLADMRTLGESIASSSGAGKTLDRVGSLPAAGAPGTFYPELAFEPSGYSLLAARMAEEDSTLDAGAMEALFNGLWQGYYASFREEHERLGMPLDDLGAALSAYIVLSYLYAHDLDGLEAEKTIAVYAQAAAILLGNEELAGMQDDDKELLAESFVTMGSMPALIFDQTRDPEQRRKAAMDNLERLFGSGAGELRITEAGIAR encoded by the coding sequence ATGCCATCCACATCCCTGCGCCCTGCGATCCTCGCAGCCCTACTGGCCCTCGTTCCCGCCGCCGGCGTCGCCCAGGTGTACACCCCGCCGCCGCCGCCCGTCGTCCACATGCCGAGCCTGATCTGGCACAACTTCATGATGAACCAGATCCGCTCGAATGCGCTCGCCTCATCCATGTTTCTGGAGTCGATGCTGGCCGATATGCGCACCCTGGGCGAGTCGATCGCTTCTTCTTCCGGCGCCGGCAAGACCCTCGACCGGGTCGGATCGCTGCCCGCCGCCGGCGCGCCGGGGACATTCTACCCGGAGCTGGCCTTTGAACCCTCCGGCTACTCCCTGCTCGCCGCCCGGATGGCCGAGGAAGACTCCACCCTCGATGCCGGCGCGATGGAGGCGCTCTTCAACGGGCTCTGGCAGGGCTATTACGCATCGTTCCGCGAAGAGCATGAACGGCTCGGCATGCCGCTCGACGACCTCGGCGCGGCCCTTTCGGCCTACATCGTGCTGAGTTATCTGTACGCGCACGACCTGGACGGGCTCGAAGCCGAAAAGACCATCGCCGTCTATGCCCAGGCCGCGGCCATCCTGCTCGGCAACGAAGAGCTGGCCGGCATGCAGGACGACGACAAGGAGCTGCTGGCCGAATCGTTTGTGACGATGGGCTCGATGCCGGCGCTGATCTTCGACCAGACCCGCGACCCCGAGCAGCGCCGCAAGGCCGCCATGGACAACCTCGAACGCCTCTTCGGATCGGGCGCCGGCGAGCTGCGCATCACCGAGGCCGGCATCGCGCGATAG
- a CDS encoding amidohydrolase family protein translates to MLGLAWMLLCHPVTAQTSTYVIRPAGVVDTRAGEILPGAQVVVRGDRIEAVGRNLAVPAGATVVDLPGHYLLPGLIDTHTHITLTPDYTARNPILYKSIPYRTAEAVAAARETLLAGFTTIRDLDSEGADWADVAVRDAINNGVVPGPRMQVATLAISITGGYMNNDGLAPGLQVPQFGALADSPAAIVQTLRTQIKNGADWIKLYATGTTKHIDFEKMEPLGQFSDADIRLVVEEAARFRTPVAAHAYGGHAAYVAVEAGVRSIEHGMMLNDATLDLMAAKGTFWVPTISVYYPAEGETPNERQQAIMDSHRRVFARALDKGVKIAYGTDAGALPHGQNAIDLERMVAYGMSNAQALRSVTLTSAELMGLDDQVGTVVPGKRADLIAVSGNPLESIDALKSVSFVMKDGVVYRRP, encoded by the coding sequence TTGTTAGGGCTGGCATGGATGCTGCTTTGCCACCCGGTCACTGCCCAGACGTCAACCTATGTCATCCGCCCCGCCGGTGTCGTGGATACCCGGGCCGGCGAAATCCTGCCGGGCGCCCAGGTTGTCGTGCGCGGCGATCGGATCGAGGCCGTGGGCCGCAACCTGGCGGTACCCGCCGGCGCGACCGTGGTCGACCTGCCCGGGCACTACCTCCTGCCCGGATTGATCGACACCCATACACACATCACGCTGACGCCGGATTACACGGCCCGCAATCCGATCCTCTACAAGTCCATCCCGTATCGCACCGCCGAGGCGGTCGCCGCCGCGCGGGAGACGCTGCTCGCCGGCTTCACGACGATACGCGACCTCGACTCCGAGGGGGCGGACTGGGCCGATGTGGCGGTGCGTGACGCGATCAACAACGGCGTCGTCCCCGGGCCCCGCATGCAGGTTGCGACCCTGGCGATCAGCATCACGGGCGGCTACATGAACAACGACGGACTCGCGCCCGGACTCCAGGTGCCGCAGTTCGGCGCGCTCGCGGACTCGCCGGCCGCCATCGTGCAGACGCTCCGCACGCAGATCAAGAACGGGGCGGATTGGATCAAGCTGTACGCGACGGGAACGACCAAACACATCGACTTCGAGAAGATGGAGCCGCTCGGGCAGTTCAGCGACGCGGATATCCGGCTGGTCGTCGAGGAAGCCGCACGTTTCAGAACCCCCGTCGCGGCCCATGCCTACGGCGGTCATGCCGCGTACGTGGCGGTGGAAGCCGGCGTCCGCTCCATCGAGCACGGCATGATGCTGAACGATGCCACGCTGGACCTCATGGCCGCGAAGGGGACGTTCTGGGTGCCGACGATCTCGGTGTACTACCCGGCCGAAGGCGAGACGCCGAACGAGCGGCAGCAGGCCATCATGGATTCCCACCGCCGCGTCTTTGCCCGCGCGCTGGATAAGGGGGTGAAGATCGCCTACGGCACGGATGCAGGCGCCCTGCCGCACGGCCAGAACGCCATCGACCTGGAGCGCATGGTGGCATATGGCATGTCGAATGCCCAGGCCCTCCGATCGGTGACGCTCACGTCGGCCGAACTCATGGGGCTGGACGATCAGGTGGGGACGGTCGTGCCCGGGAAACGCGCCGACCTTATCGCCGTCTCGGGCAACCCGCTGGAGTCGATCGATGCATTGAAGAGCGTGTCGTTCGTCATGAAGGACGGGGTCGTCTACCGCCGTCCCTGA
- a CDS encoding aldehyde dehydrogenase family protein produces MSVPPGQLVEDYPALLERQTERARTLRHSTWKTRVAKLRRLKQTLLGHREAIRAALWADFRKPAQEVDLTELTALIAEISHVERHLRRWMKPRRLHTPLPFIGTSAIRYLEPKGVVLVLAPWNYPLMLALAPVASAVAAGNCVVLKPSEFTPATSALIGRIVRETFDEAEVAVVEGGVETARALLELRFDHIYFTGNPTVGRLVMEAAARHLTSVTLELGGKSPAVVDASAHIEQTARRLAFGKFSNAGQTCIAPDYLLVQRSIFPALVDALKRAIDDFFGTDRPPLLLSGIVSERHLGRLRDLIEEAVGAGARVLHGGAIYEAERVVMPTLITDVHPESRLLTEEIFGPILPILPYDDLDEALAVIAGKPPALTLYVFSTRPEAVKRVRERTSTGSILVNDTLIQFSHPEMAFGGSHESGVGRSHGHAGFMAFSNERPVLWQHAGAMALFAKLYPPYNRASRWLQAFLLRWYGR; encoded by the coding sequence ATGAGCGTCCCACCCGGTCAGCTTGTCGAAGACTACCCCGCGCTTCTCGAGCGACAGACGGAACGGGCACGCACGCTTCGGCACAGCACCTGGAAGACGCGCGTCGCCAAACTCCGCCGGCTCAAGCAGACGCTGCTCGGCCATCGCGAAGCCATCCGTGCCGCGCTCTGGGCCGACTTCCGCAAGCCGGCCCAGGAGGTCGATCTCACCGAACTCACGGCACTCATCGCCGAGATCAGCCACGTCGAACGGCATCTGCGCCGCTGGATGAAGCCCCGCCGGCTCCACACGCCCCTGCCGTTCATCGGCACATCGGCCATCCGGTATCTGGAGCCCAAGGGCGTCGTGCTCGTGCTGGCCCCCTGGAACTACCCCCTCATGCTCGCGCTGGCGCCGGTGGCCTCCGCTGTCGCGGCAGGCAACTGCGTCGTCCTCAAGCCGTCCGAATTCACGCCGGCGACGTCCGCCCTGATCGGGCGCATCGTGCGGGAGACGTTCGACGAAGCGGAGGTCGCTGTCGTGGAGGGAGGCGTCGAAACGGCCCGGGCGCTGCTCGAACTCCGCTTCGACCACATCTATTTCACCGGCAATCCCACCGTGGGACGCCTCGTGATGGAAGCCGCCGCCCGGCATCTGACTTCCGTCACCCTGGAACTCGGAGGTAAATCCCCGGCGGTGGTCGACGCCTCCGCGCACATCGAACAGACGGCGCGGCGCCTCGCGTTCGGCAAGTTTTCGAACGCGGGGCAGACGTGCATCGCGCCCGACTACCTGCTGGTGCAGCGTTCGATTTTCCCGGCGCTGGTCGATGCCCTGAAACGAGCCATCGATGACTTTTTCGGGACGGATCGTCCGCCGCTCCTGCTGAGCGGCATCGTGAGCGAGCGCCACCTGGGCCGGCTTCGGGACCTGATCGAGGAGGCCGTCGGCGCCGGCGCGCGCGTGCTGCATGGCGGCGCCATCTACGAGGCGGAACGCGTCGTCATGCCCACCCTCATCACCGACGTGCATCCGGAATCCCGTCTGCTGACCGAAGAAATCTTCGGTCCGATCCTGCCCATCCTCCCCTACGACGACCTCGACGAGGCGCTGGCCGTGATCGCCGGCAAGCCGCCGGCGCTCACCCTGTACGTGTTCAGCACGCGCCCTGAGGCCGTGAAACGGGTGCGGGAACGCACATCGACGGGGTCGATCCTGGTGAACGACACCCTGATCCAGTTCAGCCACCCCGAAATGGCGTTCGGTGGGTCGCACGAAAGTGGCGTCGGGCGCAGCCACGGCCACGCCGGCTTCATGGCCTTTTCGAACGAACGTCCCGTATTATGGCAGCATGCCGGCGCGATGGCGCTTTTCGCTAAACTTTATCCGCCGTATAATCGTGCCTCGCGGTGGCTCCAGGCATTCCTGTTACGCTGGTACGGCCGCTGA
- a CDS encoding CAP domain-containing protein: protein MPARSASRAGLALCLLAFLIFFPSCAPSPSVHALSELNHPGPLDEPAPIDIGAVERRVLELVNAERARRQLPPLAADTQLQGLARSHSADMAANRFFDHTNLRGEGPTQRGETRGIACVRSAGDNRMAIGIGENIFSTYLFNAFTARVRDGVTQRTYDWKTVDSIAQEAVTGWMNSRGHRLNLLSRQYTTIGIGGASDDEGQLFLTQNFC from the coding sequence ATGCCGGCTAGGTCAGCGTCCCGGGCCGGTCTTGCCCTGTGCTTGCTGGCCTTTCTGATCTTCTTCCCCTCCTGCGCGCCCTCTCCGAGCGTGCACGCCCTGTCCGAACTGAATCACCCCGGACCGCTCGACGAACCCGCCCCCATCGACATCGGCGCCGTGGAGCGGCGTGTCCTCGAACTCGTCAATGCGGAACGCGCTCGCCGCCAGCTTCCTCCGCTCGCCGCGGATACGCAGCTTCAAGGCCTGGCGCGCTCGCACAGCGCCGACATGGCGGCCAACCGGTTCTTCGACCACACGAACCTGCGCGGCGAAGGCCCCACCCAGCGCGGTGAAACACGCGGCATCGCGTGCGTGCGGTCGGCCGGCGACAACCGGATGGCCATCGGCATTGGAGAAAACATCTTCAGCACCTATCTTTTTAATGCTTTTACTGCTCGCGTTCGGGACGGCGTGACCCAACGCACCTACGACTGGAAAACCGTCGATTCGATCGCCCAGGAGGCCGTGACGGGCTGGATGAACAGTCGGGGGCACCGCCTCAATCTGCTCAGCCGGCAGTACACGACCATCGGCATCGGCGGAGCCAGCGATGACGAAGGGCAGTTGTTTCTGACGCAGAATTTCTGCTAA
- a CDS encoding MoxR family ATPase, translated as MSKSQSIDTDIALLEELRSSFAALTREVGKVIVGQEDIVQQVFVCLLANGHVLLVGVPGLAKTLLIRTLSRVLHLNFNRIQFTPDLMPSDITGTEIIEEDMTTGRRTFKFVKGPVFANVVLADEINRTPPKTQAALLEAMQEHRVTAAGHTYDLEEPFFVLATQNPIEQEGTYPLPEAQLDRFMLNLWLDYPSFEQEVDVVRNTTNAAPVSLSPVLQRDALIAYQQLVRQIPVADNVIEYAVRLVTSTRPSAPSAPDFVKSYLSYGAGPRASQYLILGAKALAALDGRSTPVIDDVRRMAVPVLRHRIVTNFNAEAEGVSAVDLIQQLLNRHAG; from the coding sequence ATGTCGAAAAGCCAGAGCATTGACACCGATATCGCGCTGCTCGAAGAACTCCGGTCCAGCTTCGCGGCGCTGACGCGTGAAGTGGGCAAGGTGATTGTCGGGCAGGAAGACATCGTGCAACAGGTTTTTGTCTGTCTGCTGGCCAACGGGCACGTGCTGCTGGTGGGTGTGCCGGGTCTCGCGAAGACGCTGCTCATCCGCACGCTTTCCCGCGTCCTCCACCTGAATTTCAACCGGATCCAGTTCACGCCGGATCTGATGCCGAGCGATATCACCGGCACGGAGATCATCGAGGAGGATATGACCACCGGCCGGCGCACGTTCAAGTTCGTGAAGGGGCCTGTTTTCGCCAACGTCGTCCTGGCCGACGAGATCAACCGTACGCCGCCCAAAACCCAGGCGGCGCTGCTGGAAGCCATGCAGGAGCATCGCGTGACCGCCGCAGGCCATACGTACGATCTCGAAGAGCCCTTTTTTGTACTGGCCACGCAGAACCCGATCGAACAGGAAGGGACATACCCCCTGCCCGAAGCGCAGCTCGACCGGTTCATGCTGAACCTGTGGCTCGACTATCCCTCCTTCGAGCAGGAAGTGGACGTGGTCCGCAACACGACCAACGCCGCCCCGGTGTCCCTCAGCCCGGTCCTGCAGCGCGATGCGCTGATCGCCTATCAGCAGCTGGTTCGCCAGATCCCGGTGGCCGATAACGTGATCGAATACGCCGTGCGTCTCGTGACCAGCACCCGCCCGTCGGCGCCGTCGGCTCCCGATTTTGTGAAGAGCTACCTCAGCTACGGCGCCGGCCCGCGTGCCTCGCAATACCTGATCCTGGGCGCAAAGGCGCTCGCCGCGCTCGACGGCCGGTCCACCCCGGTGATCGACGATGTGCGCCGCATGGCGGTGCCTGTCCTGCGGCACCGCATCGTCACCAACTTCAATGCGGAAGCCGAGGGGGTATCGGCGGTCGATCTCATCCAGCAGCTGCTCAACCGGCATGCCGGCTAG
- a CDS encoding peptidylprolyl isomerase, producing MTIPILPKYHGFVLYALLAATACCFPARQAHAQDSSEVVDEIVAVVGDRILLRSEVDGVVLGLLQQQQMPYTEDLWMVALNQMIDQKVMTIHAERDTNIVIADEQVEQALNQRIDQLTAQAGGTAQFEEFYGKSLLDIRGDLREELHDQMLADQIRNGKIGGIKITPSEVTEWFSQFPQDSLPVIPEIVRISHIVRYPVPAPEAKAYARELISVIRDSIVVGGASLEEYARLYSEDQGSAENGGRYTSSRLGELVPEFAAVASRSPIGEVSPVFESPFGYHILRVNNRKGDIVDFNHILIQVDDSKADPADAIALLGVVRDSIVTSGVPFELMARRYSEEEISKRLGGRVVDPRTGERDLVLQALNYTWRQTINTIQPGEISEPAEVELLDGKRAFHIVFLHRRVPEHPVDILTDYERIQDLALQDKQNRVMTEWLEELRTEVYIDLRGKAKALSLAANTL from the coding sequence ATGACTATACCGATCCTTCCGAAGTACCACGGATTCGTGCTGTACGCCCTCCTCGCCGCGACAGCATGCTGTTTTCCGGCACGCCAGGCCCACGCCCAGGACTCGAGTGAGGTCGTCGATGAGATTGTAGCCGTCGTTGGCGACCGCATCCTGCTCCGCTCCGAAGTCGACGGCGTCGTGCTCGGCCTGCTCCAGCAGCAGCAGATGCCCTACACCGAGGACCTGTGGATGGTCGCGCTCAACCAGATGATCGACCAGAAGGTCATGACCATCCACGCGGAGCGCGACACGAACATCGTCATCGCGGACGAACAGGTCGAGCAGGCCCTGAACCAGCGCATCGACCAGCTGACGGCCCAGGCCGGCGGCACCGCCCAGTTCGAGGAGTTTTACGGCAAGAGCCTGCTGGACATCCGGGGCGACCTTCGCGAGGAACTGCACGACCAGATGCTCGCCGACCAGATCCGCAACGGCAAGATCGGCGGCATCAAGATCACCCCGTCCGAAGTGACGGAATGGTTCTCCCAGTTCCCCCAGGATTCGCTGCCCGTCATCCCGGAGATCGTCCGGATCTCGCACATCGTTCGGTACCCCGTGCCGGCGCCCGAGGCCAAGGCCTATGCACGCGAGCTGATCTCGGTCATTCGCGACTCCATCGTGGTCGGCGGCGCCTCGCTCGAGGAATACGCCCGGCTCTATTCGGAAGACCAGGGGTCCGCCGAAAATGGCGGCCGTTACACCAGCAGCCGGCTGGGCGAACTCGTGCCTGAGTTCGCCGCCGTCGCATCCCGATCCCCGATCGGCGAAGTGTCTCCGGTGTTCGAGTCGCCCTTCGGGTACCACATCCTCCGCGTGAACAACCGCAAGGGCGACATCGTCGACTTCAACCACATCCTGATCCAGGTCGACGACAGCAAGGCCGACCCGGCGGACGCCATCGCGCTCCTCGGGGTCGTTCGCGACTCCATCGTCACCAGCGGGGTCCCGTTTGAACTGATGGCGCGGCGCTATTCCGAGGAAGAAATCTCGAAGCGCCTCGGCGGCCGCGTGGTCGACCCACGTACGGGCGAGCGCGACCTGGTGCTGCAGGCGCTGAACTACACCTGGCGCCAGACGATCAACACGATCCAGCCCGGCGAGATCAGCGAGCCGGCGGAGGTCGAGTTGCTCGACGGCAAGCGGGCCTTCCACATCGTCTTCCTCCATCGCCGCGTGCCTGAGCATCCCGTCGATATCCTGACCGACTATGAGCGCATCCAGGACCTGGCCCTTCAGGACAAGCAGAACCGGGTCATGACCGAGTGGTTGGAGGAACTTCGAACCGAAGTCTACATCGATCTCCGCGGCAAAGCCAAGGCCCTCTCTCTTGCGGCGAACACCCTGTAG
- a CDS encoding peptidyl-prolyl cis-trans isomerase, with translation MTDTPRVPDRAKPFARFPGWSFLFTLLLLFVSAGCKKEEVVPDFAVRVGSNYLSVDELNASLKTLVTGLDSVEARKQIIEQWVTRELIAQEAIRKGLQNDEEVLRLVAENERSVLVSALLSRFYLEEDNEPSESDIEAYYAQHAEQFLLKEDYLRVRYLTTATESEANRARDRLRDATAAGTADSLWNSIAREFAQDFDGSTRLNLNFFPQSRLFPTAVLREWTQRLNDGQIAPVLNEGGRYHVLQVVERRAAGTTPRMEWIEDDLKERLIIDARKQMVARQVQRLRNEALAREDLEIR, from the coding sequence ATGACTGACACCCCTCGCGTCCCGGACCGGGCGAAACCCTTCGCCCGGTTTCCGGGGTGGTCGTTCCTGTTCACGCTGCTGCTGCTTTTCGTCAGCGCCGGCTGCAAAAAGGAAGAAGTCGTGCCGGACTTCGCGGTCCGCGTCGGCAGCAACTACCTCTCGGTGGACGAACTCAACGCCAGTCTCAAGACGCTGGTGACGGGTCTGGATTCCGTCGAGGCCCGGAAGCAGATCATCGAGCAATGGGTCACGCGCGAACTGATCGCCCAGGAGGCGATTCGCAAGGGGCTCCAGAACGACGAGGAAGTGTTGCGCCTCGTCGCCGAAAACGAACGCTCGGTGCTCGTGAGCGCCTTGCTTTCCCGGTTCTACCTCGAAGAGGACAACGAACCCTCGGAGAGCGACATCGAGGCCTACTACGCGCAGCACGCGGAGCAATTTCTCCTCAAGGAGGACTACCTCCGGGTGCGGTATCTGACGACGGCGACGGAATCCGAAGCCAACCGCGCGCGCGACCGCCTGCGCGACGCCACCGCCGCCGGCACCGCCGATTCCCTCTGGAACTCCATCGCGCGCGAGTTCGCCCAGGACTTCGACGGCTCCACCCGGCTCAACCTCAACTTTTTCCCCCAGAGCCGGCTCTTCCCGACCGCCGTGCTCCGGGAGTGGACGCAGCGGCTGAATGACGGCCAGATCGCCCCCGTACTCAACGAAGGCGGGCGGTACCACGTGCTGCAGGTCGTGGAACGCCGGGCGGCCGGCACCACCCCCCGCATGGAATGGATCGAGGACGACCTCAAGGAACGCCTCATCATCGACGCCCGGAAACAGATGGTTGCGCGTCAGGTTCAACGGCTCAGAAACGAAGCGCTGGCCCGCGAGGACCTCGAAATACGGTAG